The proteins below are encoded in one region of Halalkalicoccus jeotgali B3:
- a CDS encoding M24 family metallopeptidase — MDPDLSALDSFLADAGDDGYLIDADSSDSDQRYLSGFDAHDPFFTLFTGETHLLVSGLEYGRAKKESRADSVSRYADYDYQYGSPEERDRMLADFLVDHGVSSLSVPARFPLASADGLRERDIGVEAETDGVLTGIRATKTDAEIESIRDAQRANERAMERAETLLREASVEDGLLIHDGRELTSERVRREIEIALLERDHALDETIVACGIDAADPHDGGSGPLRSNETIVIDVFPKNKATNYHADMTRTFSVGEPSARAREWYDLTAEAKEAALAAVEPGVTGEEVHDAVCDVYEDAGLPTLRENPATETGFIHSTGHGIGLDVHELPRLAPGGAELKPGHVITVEPGLYDPEVGGVRIEDLVAVTEDGCENLTDYPEELVL, encoded by the coding sequence ATGGACCCGGACCTCTCGGCCCTCGACTCGTTTCTCGCGGACGCCGGCGACGACGGCTACCTGATCGACGCCGATTCCTCGGATTCGGACCAGCGCTACCTCTCGGGGTTCGACGCCCACGACCCGTTTTTCACCCTTTTCACTGGTGAGACCCACCTGCTGGTCTCCGGGCTCGAATACGGCCGCGCGAAAAAGGAGAGTCGCGCCGACTCGGTCTCCCGGTATGCGGACTACGACTACCAGTACGGCTCGCCCGAGGAACGGGACCGAATGCTCGCGGACTTCCTCGTCGACCACGGCGTCTCCTCCCTTTCGGTTCCCGCGCGCTTCCCACTCGCGAGTGCCGACGGGTTGCGCGAGCGCGATATCGGCGTTGAGGCCGAAACCGACGGCGTGCTCACCGGGATCCGCGCGACGAAGACCGACGCGGAGATCGAGTCCATCAGGGACGCCCAGCGCGCCAACGAGCGGGCGATGGAGCGCGCCGAGACGCTCCTGCGGGAGGCGAGCGTCGAGGACGGACTCCTGATTCACGACGGTCGGGAACTGACCAGCGAGCGCGTCCGTCGGGAGATCGAGATCGCGCTCCTCGAACGGGACCACGCCCTCGACGAGACGATCGTCGCCTGTGGGATCGACGCCGCCGACCCCCACGACGGCGGCAGCGGGCCGCTCCGCTCGAACGAAACGATCGTGATCGACGTCTTCCCCAAGAACAAGGCCACGAACTACCACGCCGATATGACCCGGACCTTCTCGGTGGGCGAGCCCTCGGCGCGCGCCCGCGAGTGGTACGACCTCACGGCCGAAGCCAAGGAAGCGGCCCTCGCCGCGGTCGAACCCGGTGTCACGGGCGAGGAGGTCCACGACGCCGTCTGTGACGTCTACGAGGACGCTGGCCTGCCGACCCTTCGAGAGAACCCCGCGACCGAGACGGGCTTCATCCACTCGACGGGCCACGGGATCGGCCTCGACGTCCACGAACTCCCCCGATTGGCCCCCGGCGGCGCGGAACTGAAGCCCGGCCACGTCATCACCGTCGAACCGGGCCTCTACGACCCCGAGGTCGGCGGCGTTCGCATCGAGGACCTCGTGGCCGTCACAGAAGACGGGTGCGAAAACCTCACCGACTACCCCGAGGAACTCGTGCTCTGA
- a CDS encoding NRAMP family divalent metal transporter, whose translation MVETRTEDGTGRGERRDTTSGFFQRYGLAFVMVASVVGAGSIFVASSAGIQYGYTLIWAFVGVALIGVMAQDMSARLEIFGEPLGAFMRRKFGERLAVAIGFVLSIGAFLWVIELTAATAKGIAVLTGGAIGWMPLAIAVTVLSILTGVLNYDGLERVMTAMLFVLFGAYLVVTGASAPSPVGIASGLVPAFPGPGALGLTASILGSTAIWSNFFLESNLVEEKDWTGAEDVPAMRRDLLLGYGIAAILIVLVLIVCAAVLRPAGYDQLGSFITPGLALAETIGQWAMVLFLVGAAAAAFNSIMPVVWSVVYLFENARGKDVDSADRSFKLLYTVGAAFGVLGPVISLTTGMSVVDMIVLFPAYSGIVSLPVTAVLLFWAINSEAVMGEHTNGTVSNAVNAVLVVLAFVLAALSAPDLLSSLGVLP comes from the coding sequence GTGGTAGAAACCCGAACCGAAGACGGGACGGGACGGGGAGAACGGCGCGATACGACCAGCGGCTTCTTCCAGCGCTACGGGCTGGCGTTCGTGATGGTCGCGAGCGTCGTCGGGGCCGGCTCGATCTTCGTCGCCAGCTCGGCGGGGATTCAGTACGGCTACACCCTCATCTGGGCGTTCGTCGGCGTGGCGCTGATCGGGGTCATGGCTCAGGACATGAGCGCCCGACTCGAGATCTTCGGCGAGCCGCTGGGAGCGTTCATGCGCCGGAAGTTCGGCGAGCGTCTCGCCGTGGCGATCGGGTTCGTCCTCTCGATCGGGGCGTTCCTGTGGGTGATCGAACTGACGGCCGCGACCGCCAAGGGGATCGCCGTCCTCACTGGCGGCGCGATCGGGTGGATGCCACTCGCGATCGCCGTCACGGTCCTCTCGATCCTCACGGGCGTGTTGAACTACGATGGGCTCGAACGGGTCATGACGGCCATGCTGTTCGTGCTGTTCGGCGCGTACCTCGTCGTGACCGGCGCGAGCGCGCCCTCGCCCGTCGGTATCGCCTCGGGGCTGGTGCCCGCCTTCCCGGGTCCCGGCGCGCTCGGTCTCACGGCGTCGATCCTCGGCTCGACGGCGATCTGGTCGAACTTCTTCCTCGAGTCGAACCTCGTCGAGGAGAAAGACTGGACGGGCGCGGAGGACGTCCCCGCGATGCGCCGGGACCTGCTTTTGGGCTACGGCATCGCGGCGATACTGATCGTGCTGGTGTTGATCGTCTGTGCGGCGGTGTTGCGCCCCGCCGGCTACGACCAGTTGGGGAGCTTCATCACGCCGGGCCTCGCGCTCGCCGAGACCATCGGCCAGTGGGCGATGGTGCTGTTTCTGGTCGGCGCGGCCGCCGCCGCGTTCAACAGCATCATGCCGGTGGTGTGGTCGGTCGTCTACCTCTTCGAGAACGCCCGCGGGAAGGACGTCGACAGCGCCGACCGCTCGTTCAAACTGCTGTATACGGTCGGCGCCGCCTTCGGCGTTCTCGGGCCGGTGATTAGCCTGACGACCGGGATGAGCGTCGTCGACATGATCGTCCTGTTCCCGGCCTACAGCGGGATCGTCTCGCTTCCGGTAACCGCCGTACTGCTGTTCTGGGCGATCAACAGCGAGGCGGTCATGGGCGAACACACCAACGGAACCGTCTCGAACGCCGTCAACGCCGTGCTCGTCGTGCTCGCGTTCGTCCTGGCGGCGCTGTCGGCTCCGGACCTGCTCAGTTCGCTCGGCGTGCTTCCGTGA
- a CDS encoding ABC transporter permease subunit, whose product MLEIARYEVKKRLRGTTALAVGIAVLALVFVAFFPSLDSADVDIDAMLAAYPPAVQEAFGIATLSTVEGFLAVEIYQFIWLLLLGLYFAYSAAGLIASDVERDRMDLTLSLPVSRSRVLVEKFLSLAVPVLALNAVVAVAVYVGVLAIGQSIDLVDLAMVHLLSIPYLLACGAIGLVLSVLVSRADVAKRIAIALVFVLFLVESVSASTDGFEWLGYASPTHYYDPTAILVEGSYDLVGAAALLVAVVALVALARFRFSRADIGA is encoded by the coding sequence ATGCTTGAGATCGCCCGCTACGAGGTGAAAAAGCGACTGCGCGGGACTACCGCGCTCGCCGTCGGAATTGCCGTCCTCGCGCTGGTGTTCGTCGCCTTCTTCCCGTCACTAGACTCGGCCGACGTCGACATCGACGCCATGCTCGCGGCGTACCCGCCCGCCGTTCAGGAGGCGTTCGGGATCGCCACCCTCAGCACGGTCGAGGGGTTTCTCGCCGTCGAGATCTACCAGTTCATCTGGCTGCTCTTACTCGGGCTGTACTTCGCGTACAGCGCCGCCGGGCTGATCGCGAGCGACGTCGAGCGCGACCGGATGGACCTCACCCTCTCGCTGCCGGTTTCCCGGTCGCGCGTCCTCGTCGAGAAGTTCCTCTCGCTTGCAGTACCCGTCCTCGCGCTCAACGCCGTCGTCGCCGTCGCCGTCTACGTCGGCGTGCTCGCGATCGGCCAGTCGATCGACCTCGTCGACCTCGCGATGGTCCACCTCCTGTCGATCCCCTATCTGCTCGCCTGCGGGGCGATCGGGCTGGTACTCTCCGTGCTGGTCTCGCGCGCCGACGTCGCGAAACGGATCGCCATCGCGCTCGTGTTCGTGCTCTTTCTCGTCGAGTCGGTCTCGGCGAGTACGGACGGCTTCGAGTGGCTCGGCTACGCCAGCCCCACGCACTACTACGACCCGACTGCGATCCTCGTCGAGGGGAGTTACGACCTCGTCGGGGCCGCCGCGTTGCTGGTCGCGGTCGTCGCGCTGGTGGCGCTCGCCCGGTTCCGGTTCTCGCGGGCCGACATCGGCGCGTGA
- a CDS encoding ABC transporter ATP-binding protein, with product MAPIEVTDLTKRYGDGGVVAIDSLSFSVEEGEVFGFLGPNGAGKTTTIRTLLGLLSPTEGTAQVLGADIRDEAALIEAKRRIGYLPADLGFDEGMTGEQVLDHHAAIKGGERREELLELFTPPVEREIREYSTGNEQMLGIVQAFMHDPDLVIMDEPTSGLDPLKQEAFHAFLETERERGTTVFFSSHVLSDVRRICDRIAILREGRLVALEDVETLLDRGGKRVRVRLADDPDEAFLTDGMLDRRMSDSTVTFTYVGEYNALLNHLANYDVLDVEIKEPPLEDVFMHYYGEDTVPERDSSTPHAEALDA from the coding sequence ATGGCACCCATCGAAGTGACCGATCTCACGAAACGATACGGCGACGGCGGGGTCGTCGCTATCGATTCGCTCTCCTTTTCGGTCGAGGAAGGCGAGGTCTTCGGGTTTCTGGGCCCCAACGGGGCGGGCAAAACGACGACCATCCGAACGTTGTTGGGACTGCTCTCGCCCACGGAGGGCACCGCGCAGGTCCTCGGGGCGGACATCCGTGATGAGGCGGCGCTGATCGAGGCCAAACGCCGGATCGGCTATCTCCCCGCCGACCTGGGGTTCGACGAGGGGATGACCGGCGAGCAGGTGCTCGACCACCACGCCGCGATCAAAGGCGGCGAGCGTCGCGAGGAGCTCTTGGAGTTGTTTACGCCGCCCGTAGAGCGCGAGATTCGCGAGTATTCGACGGGCAACGAACAGATGCTCGGCATCGTCCAAGCGTTCATGCACGACCCGGATCTCGTGATCATGGACGAGCCGACCTCGGGCCTCGACCCACTGAAACAGGAGGCGTTTCACGCCTTCCTCGAAACCGAGCGCGAGCGCGGGACGACAGTGTTCTTCTCCTCGCACGTCCTGAGCGACGTCCGGCGGATCTGCGATCGGATCGCGATCCTTCGGGAGGGGCGACTCGTTGCGCTTGAGGACGTCGAGACGCTCTTGGACCGCGGCGGCAAACGCGTCCGCGTTCGGCTCGCGGACGACCCCGACGAGGCGTTTCTCACCGACGGAATGCTCGACAGACGGATGAGCGACAGCACCGTGACGTTCACCTACGTCGGCGAGTACAACGCCCTCCTGAACCACCTCGCGAACTACGACGTCCTCGACGTCGAGATCAAGGAACCGCCGTTGGAGGACGTGTTCATGCACTACTACGGCGAGGACACCGTCCCGGAGCGTGACTCCTCGACACCGCACGCGGAGGCGCTCGATGCTTGA
- a CDS encoding TetR/AcrR family transcriptional regulator has protein sequence MRGFDDEERERIEEELVETGRERLVRYGPAKTNVVDITEPVGIAKSTFYRFFDTKAELYVEIYRREVAEFAEGTRAEIDEADSSREGLEALFRSYAGWLEDNPFVQRMVVQSDYRSFYQDVPDETMEAIQREGLAEFEAVFEPLREREGGLREDVETIELLGLLSLIGLLVIHREEYDNYNASYYERVRDLLIETLARGLVG, from the coding sequence ATGCGAGGGTTCGACGACGAGGAACGCGAGCGCATCGAAGAGGAGCTGGTCGAGACGGGGCGCGAACGCCTCGTTCGCTACGGGCCCGCAAAGACGAACGTCGTCGACATCACGGAGCCCGTCGGCATCGCGAAGAGCACCTTCTACCGGTTTTTCGACACCAAGGCCGAGCTCTACGTCGAGATCTACCGCCGGGAGGTAGCGGAGTTCGCCGAGGGAACACGGGCCGAAATCGACGAGGCCGACTCGTCACGCGAGGGGCTCGAAGCGCTCTTTCGCTCCTACGCAGGGTGGCTAGAGGACAACCCGTTCGTCCAGCGGATGGTCGTCCAGAGCGATTACCGGTCGTTCTATCAGGACGTGCCGGACGAGACGATGGAGGCCATCCAGCGGGAGGGGTTGGCCGAGTTCGAGGCGGTCTTCGAGCCGCTCCGCGAGCGCGAGGGGGGACTGCGTGAGGACGTCGAGACCATAGAGCTGTTGGGGCTGCTCTCGCTGATCGGTCTCCTCGTGATCCATCGCGAGGAGTACGATAACTACAACGCCTCGTACTACGAGCGGGTGCGGGACTTGCTGATCGAGACGCTTGCGCGCGGGCTCGTCGGTTAA
- the aroA gene encoding 3-phosphoshikimate 1-carboxyvinyltransferase produces the protein MDVTITRASLRGTAQAPPSKSYTHRAILAAGYASGATVYDPLDSADPHATARAIEAFGGDVSAVDGGFAVEGFAGVPDVPANVIDCGNSGTTMRLVTGTAALADGITVLTGDDSLRSRPQGPLLDAIEGLGGRAESTRGNGQAPLVIEGPVSGGRVSIPGDVSSQYITALLMAGAVTEEGIEIDLETELKSAPYVDITLEVLSAFGVEAEPVGADGGEVRSAGASGFRVPGGQTYEPEGGEYHVPGDFSSISYLLAAGVLAADEGLTVRGAQPSAQGDTAIVGIAERMGGDVQWDREAGEIEVSKSELSGITVDVGDTPDLLPTIATLGAVADGETRITNCEHVRYKETDRVSAMATELGKLGASVTEYEDELVVHGEDSELSGAIVDGYDDHRIVMALSLAGLVAEGETVVRGAEHVDVSFPDFFDVLYDLGATIQRQ, from the coding sequence ATGGACGTCACCATTACCCGCGCTTCGCTCCGCGGGACCGCGCAGGCCCCACCCTCGAAGAGCTACACGCACAGAGCCATCCTCGCGGCGGGCTACGCCTCGGGTGCGACGGTGTACGACCCGCTCGACAGCGCCGACCCCCACGCGACCGCCCGCGCCATCGAGGCCTTCGGCGGCGACGTGAGCGCTGTCGACGGTGGCTTCGCGGTCGAGGGCTTTGCAGGAGTCCCCGACGTGCCCGCAAACGTCATCGACTGTGGGAACAGCGGCACGACGATGCGACTCGTCACGGGAACCGCGGCCCTCGCGGACGGGATCACCGTCCTCACCGGCGACGACTCGCTTCGCTCGCGCCCGCAGGGCCCCCTTCTCGACGCCATCGAGGGGTTGGGAGGGCGGGCCGAGAGCACCCGCGGCAACGGGCAAGCCCCCTTGGTAATCGAAGGGCCAGTCTCGGGAGGACGCGTCTCGATCCCCGGCGACGTTTCGTCCCAATACATCACCGCCCTGTTGATGGCCGGTGCGGTCACCGAAGAGGGGATCGAGATCGACCTCGAAACCGAACTGAAATCCGCGCCATACGTCGACATCACGCTCGAAGTCCTCTCGGCGTTCGGTGTCGAGGCCGAACCCGTGGGGGCCGACGGCGGCGAGGTTCGCTCGGCCGGCGCATCGGGCTTCCGGGTCCCAGGCGGACAGACCTACGAGCCCGAGGGCGGCGAGTACCACGTTCCCGGCGACTTCTCCTCGATCTCCTATCTGCTGGCGGCGGGCGTGCTTGCCGCCGACGAGGGCCTGACGGTCCGCGGTGCCCAGCCGAGCGCGCAGGGCGACACGGCGATCGTCGGGATCGCAGAGCGCATGGGCGGGGACGTACAGTGGGACCGCGAGGCGGGCGAGATCGAGGTCTCGAAATCCGAGCTCTCGGGGATCACCGTCGACGTTGGGGACACGCCCGACCTCCTGCCGACGATCGCGACACTGGGAGCAGTGGCCGACGGCGAGACACGGATCACGAACTGCGAACACGTCCGGTATAAGGAGACCGACCGGGTGAGCGCGATGGCGACCGAATTGGGGAAGCTGGGTGCGAGCGTTACCGAGTACGAGGACGAGCTCGTGGTGCACGGCGAGGACTCGGAGCTCTCGGGCGCGATCGTCGATGGCTACGACGACCACCGGATCGTCATGGCGCTCTCGCTCGCGGGACTGGTTGCGGAGGGGGAAACGGTGGTTCGGGGAGCCGAACACGTCGACGTCTCGTTTCCCGACTTCTTCGACGTGCTTTATGACCTCGGAGCCACCATCCAGCGACAATGA